TAAACTTTTATCCGCAATTGGCGAAGGAATTGGCGATAGAAAGCGTACCTTGCCTGCTATTTATAAAAGACGGCATGGTAGTAGAAACGCTGTATGCTTTTCATTCTGTTCCGTTTTTGTTGGATAAAATTAAGAGTTATATTTAGTGAAGCAGATACCTAGGGGTGTCTGCTTTTTACTTTTGTTGGAAATTTGAGCGAATACAGTTGGACTTTATAGCCTCACAGAGCCCAAATGAGCAAGTATCGGAATTGTGAAAGGTTCACAAATCCCGTAGCCTCCGAAAAAGAGTGAGTATGGGAAATGTGAAAGGTTCACAAATCCCGTAGACTCGGAAAAAGAGCGAGTATGGGAAATGTGAAAGGCTCACAAATCCCGTAGCCTCCGAAAAAGAGCGAGTATGGGAAATGTGAAAAGTTCACAAATCCCGTAGCCTCCGAAAAAGAGTGAGTATGGGAATTGTGAAAGGTTCACAAATCCCGTAGCCTCCGAAAAAGAGCGAGTATGGGAATTGTGAAAGGTTCACAAATCCCGTAGCCTCCGAAAAAGAGCGAGTATGGGAAATGTGAAAGGCTCACAAATCCCGTAGCCTCCGAAAAAGAGTGAGTATGGGAATTGTGAAGGGCTCACAAATCCCGTAGCCTCTAAAAAAGAGTGAGTATGGGAATTGTGAAAGGCTCACAAATCCCGTAGCCTCCGAAAAAGAGTGAGTATGGGAATTGTGAAAGGTTCACAAATCCCGTAGCCTCCGAAAAAGAGTGAGTATGGGAAATGTGAAAGGTTCACAAATCCCGTAGACTCCGAAAAAGAGTGAGTATGGGAAATGTGAAAGGTTCACAAATCCCGTATTCTCGGAAAAAGAGCGAGCATGGGAAATGTGAAAGGTTCACAATTCCCGTAGACTCCGAAAAAGAGTGAGTATGGGAAATGTGAAAGGTTCACAAATCCCGTAGCCTCCAAAAAAGAGCGAGTATGGGAAATGTGAAAGGTTCACAAATCCCGTAGCCTCCAAAAAAGAGCGAGTATGGGAAATGTGAAAGGTTCACAAATCCCGTAGCCTCCAAAAAAGAGCGAGTATGGGAAATGTGAAAGGTTCACAAATCCCGTAGCCTCCGAAAAAGAGTGAGTATGGGAAATGTGAAAGGTTCACAAATCCCGTAGCCTCTAAAAAAGAGTGAGTATGGGAAATGTGAAAGGTTCACAAATCCCGTATTCTCGGAAAAAGAGCGAGCATGGGAAATGTGAAAGGTTCACAATTCCCGTAGACTCCGAAAAAGAGCGAGCATGGGAAATGTGAAAGGTTCACAAATCCCGTAGACTCCGAAAAAGAGCGAGTATGGGAAATGTGAAAGGTTCACAAATCCCGTAGCCTTCGAAAAGAGCGAGTATGGGAAATGTGAAAGGTTCACAAATCCCGTAGCCTCGGAAAAAGCGCGAGTATGGGAAATGTGAAAGGTTCACAAATCCCGTAGCCTCCAAAAAAGAGCGAGTATGGGAAATGTGAAAGGTGCACAAATCCCGTAGACTCCGAAAAAGAGCGAGTATGGGAAATGTGAAAGGTTCACAAATCCCGTAGCCTCCAAAAAAGAGCGAGTATGGGAAATGTGAAAGGTGCACAAATCCCGTAGTTCCCGAAAAAGAGGAAAAATCATAACCCGAGTAATATCAGCATACCCTTTTCTATTATTAGTTCCGTGGAAAAACTAATTCTATTTAATAAAAATAAATTCTTTCTTTCCAAGAGCATCACAGTTCTTCTTTAAAACCCTTAAAAAAGTCTTCTTTGAATCCAGCACTTGAAACCAGTCATGAATCACATTGGTTGTTATTTTTTCATTTGGAAAAAGTAAACTAAATTCATTTACTCCCCTCAATATAGAGCTGTCAAGACCTTCTGTATAACCGCAAACACCACAAACTAATTTTTTGCCTAAAACAGTAACGTTAAAGGAATGGCATAAACAACAATTTATTCCTTTCTTAACAGAATGCCAATCATAAGGGGGAATCTTGTCCTTGTTAAAATCAGTTCGGTGCATAGAAACTAATTGGTCAGCTAACCTTTTGTGATGGGCTGTTAATGTCGAAGGATGATTGTTCAATTTTTTCATAAATTGATTAAGCTGATTTGGGTAAATAATAGGTTCGTCAAGAGGAGCTTGATATAAATAAAACTCGGGGTTAATAAAAACTACATACGCCTTAATAGGGTTTCGATAGCCAAGAGATTGGAGCAGCTGCCGAAGTAAGGATTCACTTCTCTCTATTTGCAGTAAAGCGTTTGTAATTTCCTTTTTATAGATGGTGTAGAATCTACCGGATTCATAATAATAATCACCTTCATAATTCTTTACTTCGAAAAGATAGATTGGTTCTTGAGTAACTATAATAGAATCTATTTGGAATTTAGTACCACTGGTTTCTAAAAATAAATCGTTAAGTATTAAACTTTTACATTTCAACATTGCAGTCAATATATCAAATGCCACCTCGCCCTCATACCCCTTTTCGAGGTTGTGATATGATTTTTTGTATTTATCTGTTAAAGTCATTCGTTGGGAAAGCAATTTTAATATTTTTAATTCCACTGATTCGCACCGCTCTTTATAAGCCACATAGTCCACATCCTCAAAAAAATTAACCGTGCCATTATCCTAAGTTTAATTGACAAACACTACAAAAAACTGTGACCAAATACCGACATTTCATAAACCCCAAGCATCCGACATATTTCTCAGGAAATTTTACCCGTAGCCCATATATTGTCGAGCGATTATAAAAGGAATTCCGCTCCTATTGCTGAATAGTTTAGGTATAAGAGTATAGACCGGAGTGGTAAAAATGATTGAGGAAATTCAAAAATTTCTAGTGAAAATGCAACAACAGGAGCATGTGTATCCTTTAATTCGTCAGGCAGATGTCCATATAAATCTTCGTTGCGACCAGCAACTAGTCCAGCTAGTAATAAAAAATGGAGCAGTATTTATTCTCCAAAATCCATCTGAGCATCAAGTGGGCTATGAAATTAGAGGCAGCGATTTATCAATGAAACAACTAGTTGAAGGTGCGACAAGGCTGCGAGTACTTGAACAAAAAGAGGAAATAAAAGTAGATGCACCGTTAAGAATTACCTTATTACTTGAGTCTCTTTTTTATTTAACAAAAGCACAGGAAGATTTTGCGAAAATTATTTGAATAAAAGTATTGACGGTCTTTCTGACATCCTGTATTGTATTATTTAAATATTCTATCAATTAAAACAATCACATAAACATTCTTATCAAGAGTGGCGGAGGGACTGGCCCTTTGAAGCCCGGCAACCGGTTTATTCACGGTGCTAAATCCAGCAGAGCATAAAGCTCTGAAAGATAAGAAGAGAGACCCCCTCTTCTTATGAAGCGGGGGTTTTTGTTTATTATTGTTTAAAGGAGGAGCAGGTAAATGGGAGAAAGTCAAAAAAAGTATCGCTTTGAAACATTAAGTGTTCATGGAGGATTGGCTCCAGATCCAGTAACAGGTGCTCGTGCCGTTCCTATCTATCAAAACAATGCCTATCAATTTAAAAATACTGAACATGCGGCTAATCTTTTTAGCTTAGCAGAACCAGGCTACATATATACTCGAATCCACAATCCAACGACTACCGTATTCGAAGAAAGAGTAGCACTTCTTGAAGGCGGAGTAGGATCATTGGCTGTGGCAAGCGGCATGGCTGCTATTACACTTGCAATCCTCAACGTGGCTGAAGCGGGAGATGAAATTGTAGCTGCTTCCAACCTTTACGGTGGAACCTATAATTTGTTTGCAGTAACCCTTCCAAAATACGGCATTAAGGTGAACTTTGTTGATGCAGAAAATCCTGAAAACTTCCGTGCAGCAATCACCCCGAAAACAAAGGCTGTTTTTGCAGAAACAATTGGGAATCCAAGCTTGCGTGTCCTGGATATTGAAAAGGTAGCAGAGATTGCTCATGAGGCGGGGGTACCTCTAATTATTGATAACACCTTTGCTACGCCGTATTTATGCAGACCAATTGAGTTTGGGGCTGACATTGTGGTTCACTCAGCAACCAAGTGGTTGTTAGGAAATGGTACAACAACAGGAGGTATCATTGTTGATGGAGGGAAATTCGATTGGAATTCTTCCAGATTTCCTGGCTTTACAACTCCTGATGCAAGCTACCATGATCTTGTCTATGCAGAGGCATTAGGTGCCCTAGCCTATATCGTAAAGGCGCGTGTACAGTTATTACGTGACCTAGGTCCGGCTTTAAGCCCGCAAAACTCCTTCCAATTTACGTTGGGATTAGAGACACTACATGTCCGAATGAAGGAGCATGTAGCTAATTCAAAAACCATTGTCGAATATTTATTAAACCACCCTGCAGTAGATTGGGTATCCTATCCTGGGCATCCATCACATCCTGATTATGAATTAGCGAAAAAATACTTACCAAAAGGTGCAGGTTCCATGGTTGTTTTTGGCATAAAAGGTGGAAAAGAAGCAGGGGCAAAGCTGATTGATTCCCTTTCCCTGTGGGCCCATGTAGCTAATGTGGGTGACGCAAAAAGCTTAATCATTCATCCGGCAAGTACAACGCATCAACAATTAGATGCGGAAGGACTCAGGGCGGCTGGTGTTTCAGAGGATTTAATCCGTCTTTCAATCGGGATTGAGAATGTCGAGGACTTAATTGACGATCTTGAATCAGCTATTGAAACAGCAACAGGTCTGGTATCAGCGAAAGCCAATGCTTAAATTTTCCAGATGAAAAAATAGAAAATGTAAAGATATTTTTATTGACACCCCTTTTTATCCATGATACGATAGCTTTCGTGTTAAAAGATTACTTAATTTGACTAATCTGTTAATTGAATATAGATGCTGTAAGCTCTTATCAAGAGAGGTGGAGGGATGTGCCCGATGAAGCCCGGCAACCGTCAATGTTACATTGAAATGGTGCCAATTCACACAAAGCGATTGCTTTGGGAGATGGGAGAAAGGTCTATTTTACTAATGCCTTTCTGCCTGTGCAGGAAGGCTTTTTATTTTCCTAAAATAGAATCTTTTCATCTAAACAGTCAAACTCTATATATAAACAACTAGTCATATGATATTCTTTCTGAATTTTAGATAAATAGGATAAAAAGCGGGTGATTACAAGTGATTTCAATAAATAATGTCCGTAAGATTTTCCCTTCTAAACAGGGTCAGCTAAAAGCGGTCGATGAAGTAAATTTAGAAATACAAGAAGGGGAAATTTTCGGAATCATCGGATATAGCGGTGCAGGAAAAAGTACGTTAATTCGGATGCTAAATGGCTTAGAGATCCCAACGGATGGGACTGTCACTGTAGCAGGTCGAGTGATTTCAAAAATAAAGGGTAGTGAGCTGCGTAAGGCACGCCAGGAGATCAGCATGATCTTCCAACACTTCAACCTATTGTGGTCAAGAACAGTAAGTGAAAATATTGCCTTTCCTCTTGAAATTGCAGGGATCAAGGGTGCAGAGAGACAGAAAAGAGTCAATGAGCTCATTAAGCTTGTAGGACTTGAGGGACGTGAAAACGCCTATCCTTCACAGCTGAGCGGGGGACAAAAGCAAAGAGTAGGGATTGCTAGAGCACTAGCAAACAATCCGAAGGTACTTCTTTGTGATGAAGCGACGTCAGCGCTTGACCCTCAAACAACCGATTCAATATTAGAGTTATTAGTCGATATCAACAAGCGACTAGGTTTGACTATTGTGTTGATTACACATGAAATGCATGTCATCCGAAAAATTTGTCACCGGGTGGCGGTTATGGAAAGCGGTCGAGTAGTTGAACTTGGCTCCGTATTAGATGTATTTAAGAACCCGCAAAAGCAAATCACGAAACGATTTGTACAGCAGGTGACAGAGCCGGAAGAAACGAAAGAAACGGCTGAACATTTGCTCGAACGTTACCATTCCGGTCAGGTTGTTCAATTGACTTTCATTGGCGAATCAGCTGAGCAGCCGCTCATTACGAATCTAATTAAACAGCATGATGTAACAGTTAATATACTGCAGGGGAAAATTTCACAAACACAAAGCGGCTCATATGGTACTCTCTTTATTCATCTTGATGGTGACGACAAAGAAGTAAACAAAGCAATAGACTTTATTCGTTCCCAGCAGGTTGGTTTGGAGGTGGTAACAAATGATTAATGAGCTTTTTCCAAATGTCGATTGGCTTATGATGTGGGAAGCCACGAAGGATACGGTGTATATGACGGCTATCTCCGTCCTTGTTACCTTTATTCTAGGCACCTTCTTAGGACTGCTGCTTTTCCTAACATCCAGAGGAAACTTATGGGAAAACAAACCGGTTAACACGGTCATCAGTGGTATTGTGAATATTTTCCGTTCGATTCCATTTATTATTTTAATTGTGTTATTAATCCCGTTTACAACCTTCCTATTAGGAACCATGATTGGTGAAGACGCAGCGTTACCAGCACTAATTATCGGGGCTGCACCGTTTTATGCAAGGATGGTAGAGATTGGTCTAAGGGAAATTAATAAAGGTGTCATTGAAGCGGCAAAATCAATGGGTGCAACTACTGGAACGATTATTTGGAAGGTACTATTACCCGAATCTATGCCAGCACTTATTTCCGGTATTACCGTAACAGCAATTGCCCTTGTGGGATATACAGCGATGGCAGGAGCCATTGGCGCAGGGGGATTAGGAAACCTTGCCTATAACTATGGTTTCCAACGAAATCAAAATGACGTAACTTTTGTGGCTACAGTCATTATTTTAATTGTCGTGTTCATCATTCAGTTAATTGGTGATTTCATCACTTCTAAATTAGATAAAAGATAAAAGGAGAGTTCAACATGAAAAAATGGTTATCCGTTTTACTAGCTTTAACATTAGCCCTTGCGCTTGCTGCTTGTGGCAAATCAGAAGAAAAATCTGAAGGTACTTCAGAAAAAGGCGGTACTACAAAATTAGTAGTTGGTGCATCTACTGTTCCACACGCTGAAATTTTAGAACAAGCAAAACCATTATTGAAAGAAAAAGGAATCGATCTGGAAATTACAACTTTCACTGACTATGTATTACCAAACAAAGCATTGGCTTCAAAAGAATTAGATGCTAACTACTTCCAGCACATCCCTTACTTAGAATCTCAAAACAAAGAATTTAACTACGGATTTGTTAACGCTGGCGGCATTCACATCGAGCCAATCGGTGTCTATTCTAAAAAGTACAAAAAGTTAAGTGACCTTCCAAAGGGTGCTCACTTAATTATGAGTAACTCTGTAGCTGACCATGGCCGTCTACTTTCATTACTAGAAGCACAAGGATTAATTAAGCTAAAAGATGGCATTGATAAAACAAAAGCTGAATTAAAAGATGTTGTTGAAAATCCAAAGGATTTAAAATTTGATGCAAACTATGAAGCGAAGCTTTTACCACAAATCTTCAATAATGGTGAAGGTGATGCAGTCCTAATTAACTCTAACTATGCAATTGATGCTGGATTAAACCCTGTGAAGGATTCTATTGCAATTGAAGATAAAGAATCTCCTTACGTGAACGTGATTGCTGTGCGTAAAGGTGACGAAAACAAACCTGCGATTAAAGCACTTGTAGAAGTTCTTCATTCAAAAAAAATTCAAGACTTCATTCTTGATAAATATAAAGGTGCAGTTGTACCTGTTTCTGAATAAGAATCGAACGATATTAAATAAGAAGAAAATAGGAAAAGTCAGTGATTTACTCACTGACTTTTTGTATTTCTGAAGTCATACATGAAACGTCATTATTGGGTAAAAATAGAAGAGATATTGCACCCAAAATCACTTGGCAAATGCTGAAAGAATAAGGTATGATTTTAACCGAGTGTATTTTTACATATTGGGATTAGGGATTTTTTATCAGAAAATTCTTTAAAAGACACTTCTTATTCTCAATTAGCAACAGCTTAATGAAAATAGGGGTATTGTTTTTACTGTTTAGGAGTTGCTAATACATTTCATTTGTTATAAGATTGTAATGAGAATAAAATGAGAATAGAGTTACAGACCAATCCCGGTCTGCATGATACAACACTTTCTTTTCGGAGGTATAGATATGGCTGGATCAACTTTAACGATCAAAGATTTACATGTAGAAATTGATGGGAAAGAAATTATTAAAGGATTAAACCTTGAAGTAAAAGGTGGAGAAATCCATGCAATCATGGGTCCTAACGGAACTGGTAAATCCACTTTATCATCTGCAATTATGGGTCACCCTAAATATGAAGTAACTAGCGGCAGCATTGTTTTAGATGGTGAAAATGTTCTTGAAATGGAAGTAGATGAGCGCGCTCGTGCAGGTCTATTCCTAGCAATGCAATACCCAAGTGAAATCAACGGCGTAACAAATGCCGATTTTTTACGTTCAGCATTAAATAGCCGCCTTGGCGAAGGAAACGAAATTTCCCTCATGAAATTCATCCGTAAGATGGATAAACAAATGGAATTCCTTGAAATGGATTTAGATATGGCTCAGCGCTACCTTAACGAAGGTTTCTCTGGTGGAGAGAAGAAGCGTAACGAAATCTTACAATTAATGATGTTAGAACCAAAAATTGCGATCCTAGATGAAATTGACTCAGGTCTAGATATCGACGCATTAAAAGTTGTTTCTAAAGGTATCAATGAAATGCGTGGCGAAGAATTCGGATGCCTAGTTATTACTCACTATCAACGTCTTTTAGACTATATCACTCCTGACTATGTACACGTTATGATGCAGGGCCGTATCGTAAAATCAGGCGGACCAGAGCTAGCACAACGCTTAGAAGCAGAAGGATATGACTGGATCAAACAAGAGCTTGGAATTGAAGATGAAACAGTTGGGCAAGAAGCGTAAGAGAGTGTTAGGAGGATTACAATGACAACAGAAACAAAATTACCATTTGATAAGGGTTTTGTAAGCTCCTTTTCGAAAGAAATGAACGAGCCTGCTTGGTTTGAAGCGTTCCGTCTCAAAGCATTAGAGAGTTTTGAACAACTGCCAATGCCAAGACCTGATAAAACAAAAATTGATAAATGGAATTTCACTCAGTTTGATCAACATACAGTTAAAAGTGCAGCGTATGCTTCACTTGCTGAACTGCCAGAAGAAGTAAAGGCATTAGTTGATGTAGATGCAGCTGATAAAAACCTATATATTCAAAGGAACCAAACTCCTGCCTTTTTATCTCTATCAGAAGAATTAAAGAATAAGGGAGTTATCTTTACAGACATTTTTACAGCAGCAAGAGAGCACGGAGAGCTGTTGAAAAGATACTATATGACACAAGCTATTAATGCTGATGAGCACCGTCTTACAGCTCTTCATGCGGCATTAGTGAACGGTGGGGTGTTCTTATACATTCCAAAAAACGTTGAAATTGCTGAACCTATTCAAGCGGTTTACGTTCATGATCATGCTGAGGCTAACCTTTTTAACCACGTGATTGTTGTTGCAGAAGATAATGGCTCAGTTACTTATGTTGAAAACTATATTTCAACGATTGAAGAATCAAATTCAATCGTAAACATCCTTACAGAGGTTATCGCTAATGCGAATGCGAAAGTTGTTTACGGTGCAGTGGATTATCTTGCAAAAGGAACAACTACGTATGTTAACCGCCGTGGTGTTGCTGGAAGAGATGCTCGTATTGAATGGGCATTAGGATTAATGAACGAAGGTAACACTATTTCTGAAAACACAACCAACCTAATTGGTGACGGTTCATACGGTGATACAAAAACAGTTGTCGTTGGCCGTGGCGAACAAACGCAAAACTTTACGACAAAGGTTGTTCACTTTGGCAAGAACAGCGAAGGGTATATCTTAAAGCATGGAGTTATGAAGGACAGTGCGACATCCATTTTTAATGGTATTGGAAAAATTGAGCATGGTGCTTCTAAATCAAATGCAGAGCAAGAATCTCGCGTATTAATGCTTAGCGAAAAAGCACGTGGAGATGCCAACCCAATTCTTCTAATTGATGAAGATGATGTAACTGCAGGTCACGCAGCTTCTGTCGGCCGAGTGGATAAAGTACAGCTTTACTACTTAATGAGCCGTGGTATTCCTAAGCATGAAGCAGAGCGCTTAATCATTCATGGATTCCTTGCACCAGTTGTTAACCAGCTACCAATAGAAGGAGTTAAGAAACAGCTGACTGAAGTGATCGAAAGGAAAGTACGCTAATGAATATCCATGATATTCGTAAACAGTTTCCGATCCTAGACCAAGAAGTGAACGGCAAGCCGTTGGTGTATCTGGATAGTTCAGCTACATCACAGAAGCCGCTTCAAGTGATTGAGGCAGTTGATAAATATTACCGTGAAATCAATTCCAATGTCCATCGTGGTGTGCATACATTAGGAACAAGAGCGACGGATGCCTATGAAGGGGCACGTGAAAAGGTCCGTAAATTTATCAACGCAAAATCGATACAAGAGATTATTTTTACAAGAGGTACAACGACTTCTATTAATACGATTGCAGCTAGTTATGCAGCGGCTAATCTTAAAGAAGGCGATGAAATTGTTATCACTTATATGGAGCACCACAGTAATATTATCCCGTGGCAGCAAGTGGCTAGACGGACTGGTGCCCAGTTAAAATATATTCCGCTCCAAGAGGACGGAACCATCTCACTTGATGATGTTCGTGCAACGATTACTGCAAACACGAGAGTTGTATCTGTGATGCAGGTATCGAATGTACTTGGCGTCATCAATCCAGTGAAGGAAATTGCTCAAATTGCCCATGAAAATGGGGCCATCATGGTGGTAGATGGTGCTCAGAGTGCACCTCATATGAAAATTGATGTACAGGATTTGGATTGTGATTTCCTTGCATTCTCTGGTCATAAAATGTGCGCTCCTACAGGCATCGGTGTTCTTTATGGGAAGAAACATTTACTTGAAAACATGGAGCCAATTGAGTTTGGCGGTGAGATGATTGATTTCGTGCAATTGCAGGAATCAACGTGGAAAGAGCTTCCATGGAAATTCGAAGGTGGAACACCTATTATTGCAGGTGCGATTGGTCTAGGAGCCGCTATCGACTTTTTGACAGAGGTTGGATTAGACAACATTGCAGAGCACGAACATAAGCTGGCTGCCTATGCGTTAGACAAAATGTCTGTCGTTGAAGGTATGACAATTTATGGTCCGCTTGATGCAGCAAAGCGGGCAGGACTTATTACTTTTAATTTAACAGACGTACATCCACACGATGTAGCAACTGTGCTAGATGCAGAAGGAATTGCTGTCCGTGCCGGACATCACTGCGCACAGCCGCTGATGAGATGGCTTAAGGCTTCAGCAACTGCTAGAGCAAGTTTCTATTTATACAATTCTGAAGAGGATATTGATAAACTCGTTGAAGGGCTTGTCAAAACAAAGGAGTATTTCAGCGATGTCTTCTAATTTAGATGCACTATACCGTCAAGTAATTATGGATCATTATAAAAATCCCCGGAACCGTGGTGTTTTGGAGGATGGCAGCCACACGATTAATATGAATAACCCTACATGTGGAGACCGCATTCAATTGAGCCTCAAGGTGGAAAATGGAATTGTGGTTGACGCAAAGCAAGAAGGGGAAGGCTGTTCTATCTCAATGTCTTCCGCATCTATGATGACCCAAGCAATTAAAGGGAAAAAGATCGAAGAGGCATTGAAAATGTCAAAGATCTTCTCTGAAATGATGCAAGGGAAAGAGTATGATGATGATATTGATTTAGGTGATATTGAGGCCCTTCAGGGGGTTGCCAAGTTTCCTGCCCGCATCAAATGTGCCACGTTAGCGTGGAAGGCGATGGAAAAAGGCTTGAAGGAAGAAGAACAAGAATAAACGAAACAGCGGTTTTGAAACTGGACTGATATCCAGCTCCAGCGCCTAGCCCCTCGAGGTCAAATAACCTCACCCCAATGAAGTCAAAGTGCGGACTTCATTGGGGTGAGAACATTTGCTTGTCGGGGCTGACCAAGGCGCTTCCGCTTTAAAAAGGAGGAACACGAGATGGCTAAAAAAATGCCAGAAATCGGTGATTATAAATATGGTTTTGCCGATAAAGACGTTTCCAT
The window above is part of the Bacillus sp. SORGH_AS_0510 genome. Proteins encoded here:
- a CDS encoding nuclease-related domain-containing protein translates to MAYKERCESVELKILKLLSQRMTLTDKYKKSYHNLEKGYEGEVAFDILTAMLKCKSLILNDLFLETSGTKFQIDSIIVTQEPIYLFEVKNYEGDYYYESGRFYTIYKKEITNALLQIERSESLLRQLLQSLGYRNPIKAYVVFINPEFYLYQAPLDEPIIYPNQLNQFMKKLNNHPSTLTAHHKRLADQLVSMHRTDFNKDKIPPYDWHSVKKGINCCLCHSFNVTVLGKKLVCGVCGYTEGLDSSILRGVNEFSLLFPNEKITTNVIHDWFQVLDSKKTFLRVLKKNCDALGKKEFIFIK
- a CDS encoding O-acetylhomoserine aminocarboxypropyltransferase/cysteine synthase family protein, producing MGESQKKYRFETLSVHGGLAPDPVTGARAVPIYQNNAYQFKNTEHAANLFSLAEPGYIYTRIHNPTTTVFEERVALLEGGVGSLAVASGMAAITLAILNVAEAGDEIVAASNLYGGTYNLFAVTLPKYGIKVNFVDAENPENFRAAITPKTKAVFAETIGNPSLRVLDIEKVAEIAHEAGVPLIIDNTFATPYLCRPIEFGADIVVHSATKWLLGNGTTTGGIIVDGGKFDWNSSRFPGFTTPDASYHDLVYAEALGALAYIVKARVQLLRDLGPALSPQNSFQFTLGLETLHVRMKEHVANSKTIVEYLLNHPAVDWVSYPGHPSHPDYELAKKYLPKGAGSMVVFGIKGGKEAGAKLIDSLSLWAHVANVGDAKSLIIHPASTTHQQLDAEGLRAAGVSEDLIRLSIGIENVEDLIDDLESAIETATGLVSAKANA
- a CDS encoding methionine ABC transporter ATP-binding protein produces the protein MISINNVRKIFPSKQGQLKAVDEVNLEIQEGEIFGIIGYSGAGKSTLIRMLNGLEIPTDGTVTVAGRVISKIKGSELRKARQEISMIFQHFNLLWSRTVSENIAFPLEIAGIKGAERQKRVNELIKLVGLEGRENAYPSQLSGGQKQRVGIARALANNPKVLLCDEATSALDPQTTDSILELLVDINKRLGLTIVLITHEMHVIRKICHRVAVMESGRVVELGSVLDVFKNPQKQITKRFVQQVTEPEETKETAEHLLERYHSGQVVQLTFIGESAEQPLITNLIKQHDVTVNILQGKISQTQSGSYGTLFIHLDGDDKEVNKAIDFIRSQQVGLEVVTND
- a CDS encoding methionine ABC transporter permease is translated as MINELFPNVDWLMMWEATKDTVYMTAISVLVTFILGTFLGLLLFLTSRGNLWENKPVNTVISGIVNIFRSIPFIILIVLLIPFTTFLLGTMIGEDAALPALIIGAAPFYARMVEIGLREINKGVIEAAKSMGATTGTIIWKVLLPESMPALISGITVTAIALVGYTAMAGAIGAGGLGNLAYNYGFQRNQNDVTFVATVIILIVVFIIQLIGDFITSKLDKR
- a CDS encoding MetQ/NlpA family ABC transporter substrate-binding protein, yielding MKKWLSVLLALTLALALAACGKSEEKSEGTSEKGGTTKLVVGASTVPHAEILEQAKPLLKEKGIDLEITTFTDYVLPNKALASKELDANYFQHIPYLESQNKEFNYGFVNAGGIHIEPIGVYSKKYKKLSDLPKGAHLIMSNSVADHGRLLSLLEAQGLIKLKDGIDKTKAELKDVVENPKDLKFDANYEAKLLPQIFNNGEGDAVLINSNYAIDAGLNPVKDSIAIEDKESPYVNVIAVRKGDENKPAIKALVEVLHSKKIQDFILDKYKGAVVPVSE
- the sufC gene encoding Fe-S cluster assembly ATPase SufC, whose amino-acid sequence is MAGSTLTIKDLHVEIDGKEIIKGLNLEVKGGEIHAIMGPNGTGKSTLSSAIMGHPKYEVTSGSIVLDGENVLEMEVDERARAGLFLAMQYPSEINGVTNADFLRSALNSRLGEGNEISLMKFIRKMDKQMEFLEMDLDMAQRYLNEGFSGGEKKRNEILQLMMLEPKIAILDEIDSGLDIDALKVVSKGINEMRGEEFGCLVITHYQRLLDYITPDYVHVMMQGRIVKSGGPELAQRLEAEGYDWIKQELGIEDETVGQEA
- the sufD gene encoding Fe-S cluster assembly protein SufD; the encoded protein is MTTETKLPFDKGFVSSFSKEMNEPAWFEAFRLKALESFEQLPMPRPDKTKIDKWNFTQFDQHTVKSAAYASLAELPEEVKALVDVDAADKNLYIQRNQTPAFLSLSEELKNKGVIFTDIFTAAREHGELLKRYYMTQAINADEHRLTALHAALVNGGVFLYIPKNVEIAEPIQAVYVHDHAEANLFNHVIVVAEDNGSVTYVENYISTIEESNSIVNILTEVIANANAKVVYGAVDYLAKGTTTYVNRRGVAGRDARIEWALGLMNEGNTISENTTNLIGDGSYGDTKTVVVGRGEQTQNFTTKVVHFGKNSEGYILKHGVMKDSATSIFNGIGKIEHGASKSNAEQESRVLMLSEKARGDANPILLIDEDDVTAGHAASVGRVDKVQLYYLMSRGIPKHEAERLIIHGFLAPVVNQLPIEGVKKQLTEVIERKVR
- a CDS encoding cysteine desulfurase encodes the protein MNIHDIRKQFPILDQEVNGKPLVYLDSSATSQKPLQVIEAVDKYYREINSNVHRGVHTLGTRATDAYEGAREKVRKFINAKSIQEIIFTRGTTTSINTIAASYAAANLKEGDEIVITYMEHHSNIIPWQQVARRTGAQLKYIPLQEDGTISLDDVRATITANTRVVSVMQVSNVLGVINPVKEIAQIAHENGAIMVVDGAQSAPHMKIDVQDLDCDFLAFSGHKMCAPTGIGVLYGKKHLLENMEPIEFGGEMIDFVQLQESTWKELPWKFEGGTPIIAGAIGLGAAIDFLTEVGLDNIAEHEHKLAAYALDKMSVVEGMTIYGPLDAAKRAGLITFNLTDVHPHDVATVLDAEGIAVRAGHHCAQPLMRWLKASATARASFYLYNSEEDIDKLVEGLVKTKEYFSDVF
- the sufU gene encoding Fe-S cluster assembly sulfur transfer protein SufU, whose protein sequence is MSSNLDALYRQVIMDHYKNPRNRGVLEDGSHTINMNNPTCGDRIQLSLKVENGIVVDAKQEGEGCSISMSSASMMTQAIKGKKIEEALKMSKIFSEMMQGKEYDDDIDLGDIEALQGVAKFPARIKCATLAWKAMEKGLKEEEQE